The following coding sequences lie in one Danio rerio strain Tuebingen ecotype United States chromosome 3, GRCz12tu, whole genome shotgun sequence genomic window:
- the gpr146 gene encoding probable G-protein coupled receptor 146, producing MWSCMVYNETDDNVDLRLCQDFGLILSVFSLVYLIVCFPVGLCYNALLVVVNLSNKVTMTMPDVYFVNIAIAGLVLNLVAPVALLGPSFTRWPMWEYNNEIYITLLILFNISSLVIMYSTTLLSLDYYIERALPRTYMSSVYNTKHVCGFIWGGAVLTSFSSLLFYVCNHVSTKIIECSKMQNKEAADAIMMFIGYVVPAVAVLYAFVLILRIRKESTPLDQDSGRLDPSIHRLLLASVCMQFLLWTPYYMTLLVHTVAGAPGSHSSKQQLIIYFFLRCLSKLLAFCSSFAIPLMYRQMNKNFSHKLQRLLKRLHCGDQSCPHERSTVQQVVT from the coding sequence ATGTGGAGCTGTATGGTTTACAATGAGACGGACGACAATGTGGACCTCAGGCTCTGCCAGGACTTTGGACTCATCTTGTCCGTCTTCTCGTTGGTGTACCTCATTGTCTGCTTTCCAGTGGGCCTTTGCTACAATGCCCTGCTGGTGGTGGTCAACCTTTCCAACAAGGTCACCATGACCATGCCCGATGTCTACTTTGTGAACATAGCCATCGCTGGCCTGGTGCTCAACTTGGTGGCTCCTGTGGCACTGCTGGGCCCCAGTTTCACCCGCTGGCCCATGTGGGAATACAACAACGAGATCTACATCACCCTCCTCATTCTGTTCAACATCTCTTCCCTGGTCATCATGTACTCCACTACCTTGCTCAGTCTGGACTATTACATTGAGCGCGCTCTCCCACGCACCTACATGTCCAGCGTCTACAACACCAAGCATGTTTGCGGCTTCATCTGGGGCGGCGCCGTCCTGACCAGCTTCTCCTCATTGCTCTTCTACGTGTGCAATCACGTGTCCACTAAGATCATCGAGTGCTCCAAGATGCAGAACAAAGAAGCGGCTGACGCCATCATGATGTTCATTGGGTATGTGGTGCCAGCAGTGGCTGTGCTTTATGCATTCGTGCTTATCCTACGCATCAGGAAGGAGTCCACCCCTTTGGACCAGGACTCTGGAAGGCTCGATCCTTCCATCCACAGGTTGCTTCTGGCTTCCGTGTGCATGCAGTTTTTACTTTGGACTCCGTATTACATGACCCTACTTGTGCACACAGTGGCAGGGGCTCCCGGAAGCCATTCCAGCAAGCAGCAACTCATCATATACTTCTTCCTGAGATGTTTGTCTAAACTTCTCGCCTTCTGCAGTAGCTTTGCCATTCCTCTCATGTACAGGCAAATGAACAAGAACTTCTCGCATAAACTCCAGAGGCTTCTAAAGAGGCTGCACTGCGGGGACCAATCATGTCCTCACGAACGCTCGACAGTTCAGCAGGTGGTCACATGA